A stretch of the Uranotaenia lowii strain MFRU-FL chromosome 3, ASM2978415v1, whole genome shotgun sequence genome encodes the following:
- the LOC129750909 gene encoding D-aminoacyl-tRNA deacylase-like: protein MKAIIQRVTTAKVTVGEELVSSIGKGLCVLVGISSDDNANDVDWLAKKLLNIRLFEDPAGKRWSQSVLDQQLEILCVSQFTLYNKMKGNKPDFSRAMQGPDAQSLYQTLLQKLGSQYRPDMIKDGRFGAMMQVHIQNDGPVTIELESPVQSQQDLDKLKRANEHKAKSKQGQGESPLS, encoded by the exons ATGAAAGCAATAATTCAACGAGTAACAACAGCCAAAGTAACTG tTGGTGAAGAACTAGTCAGCTCAATCGGAAAGGGTCTTTGCGTGTTGGTTGGAATCTCAAGCGACGACAATGCCAACGATGTCGACTGGCT agCGAAAAAACTGCTCAACATCCGCCTATTCGAGGACCCCGCCGGAAAAAGGTGGTCCCAGAGTGTGCTCGATCAACAGCTGGAAATCCTCTGCGTTAGCCAGTTCACCCTGTACAACAAGATGAAGGGTAACAAGCCGGATTTCAGCAGGGCGATGCAGGGACCGGATGCCCAAAGTTTATATCAAACACTGCTCCAGAAATTGGGGTCCCAGTATCGTCCGGATATGATTAAGGACGGTCGGTTTGGCGCGATGATGCAGGTTCACATCCAAAACGATGGTCCGGTTACTATTGAGCTGGAGTCACCGGTTCAGAGCCAGCAGGATCTGGATAAACTGAAGCGGGCCAACGAACATAAGGCGAAAAGTAAACAGGGACAGGGAGAAAGCCCCTTAAGTTAG